A region from the Gemmatimonadota bacterium genome encodes:
- the speB gene encoding agmatinase: MNGPLGDARLDDLPWELPHCFLGLDEGAAAFDSAAAVVLPVPYESTTSFGGGTRQGPRAIVEASRYIETYDQELDCEPCVMGVHTLPALELTRAGAAAAMEELEEAYARVREACGDRFLLMLGGEHSISAPAIRAVARAAGRRIQVLQFDAHADLRAQYEGSPASHASAMARVLDHADVLAVGIRGVSSEEMEVARSHEGVDLIFADQMWADDDWMERALERLRDPVYITFDVDYFDPSLVPSTGTPEPGGGDWYRTLRFLRRVFQERTVLAADIVELAPIPGLHAPDFLVAKLAYKFLGYRYEQMRAL, translated from the coding sequence GTGAACGGTCCCCTGGGTGATGCGCGCCTGGACGATCTGCCTTGGGAGCTGCCCCACTGCTTCCTGGGCCTCGATGAGGGGGCGGCCGCCTTCGACAGCGCAGCAGCCGTGGTCCTGCCGGTACCCTACGAGTCCACCACGTCCTTTGGTGGAGGGACGCGTCAGGGGCCACGGGCGATCGTCGAGGCATCACGCTACATCGAGACCTACGACCAGGAGTTGGATTGCGAGCCCTGCGTGATGGGCGTGCATACGCTTCCCGCGTTGGAGCTGACGCGAGCCGGCGCCGCGGCGGCCATGGAGGAGCTGGAGGAGGCCTACGCCCGTGTGCGGGAAGCCTGCGGTGACCGGTTCCTCTTGATGCTGGGTGGCGAGCACTCCATCTCGGCGCCGGCCATTCGGGCGGTAGCCCGGGCCGCAGGCCGGCGCATCCAGGTCCTCCAGTTCGACGCGCACGCCGACCTGCGGGCCCAGTACGAAGGTTCCCCTGCGAGCCATGCTTCCGCGATGGCCCGCGTGCTCGATCATGCCGACGTGCTCGCCGTCGGCATTCGCGGTGTCAGTTCGGAGGAAATGGAGGTGGCCCGTTCGCACGAAGGGGTCGACTTGATCTTCGCCGACCAGATGTGGGCCGACGACGACTGGATGGAGCGGGCCTTGGAGCGTCTGAGAGATCCGGTGTACATCACGTTCGACGTCGACTACTTCGATCCTTCCCTGGTCCCGTCCACGGGTACCCCCGAGCCGGGCGGAGGCGATTGGTATCGGACGTTGCGTTTTCTACGACGCGTCTTTCAGGAGCGCACCGTCCTGGCCGCCGACATCGTGGAGCTCGCCCCGATTCCCGGGCTACACGCGCCGGACTTCCTCGTCGCCAAGCTCGCCTACAAGTTCTTGGGGTACCGGTACGAGCAGATGCGTGCCCTCTGA
- a CDS encoding Fur family transcriptional regulator, which produces MSSSARALPFVRVFSRYLRDRGLPITHQREAVAQVVFTSEEHLSVEEIEHRLRDRGKRIGKATIYRTLDLLVKSKLVAEHDFGEGFKRYEHRLSAEPEHEHLICLGCGDVTEFQSHEMQRIEQTLQAEFGFRPTRHRLEVYGLCAECHQAGVELPYEGLTCPVDAL; this is translated from the coding sequence GTGAGCTCATCGGCTCGCGCCCTGCCGTTCGTTCGCGTGTTCAGCCGTTACCTGAGGGACCGGGGCTTGCCGATCACCCACCAGCGTGAGGCCGTGGCGCAGGTGGTCTTCACGTCGGAGGAGCATCTCTCGGTCGAGGAGATCGAGCACCGGTTGCGCGATCGGGGTAAGCGGATCGGCAAAGCGACCATCTACCGCACGCTTGACCTGCTCGTGAAGAGTAAGCTGGTGGCCGAACACGATTTCGGGGAGGGCTTCAAGCGCTACGAGCATCGTCTTTCCGCCGAGCCCGAGCATGAGCATCTGATCTGCCTGGGCTGCGGGGACGTCACCGAGTTCCAGAGCCACGAGATGCAACGCATCGAACAGACGTTGCAGGCGGAGTTCGGGTTCCGCCCCACGCGCCACCGACTCGAGGTGTACGGCCTGTGCGCCGAATGCCATCAAGCTGGCGTAGAGCTGCCGTACGAAGGCCTGACCTGTCCGGTGGACGCTCTGTAG